Proteins from a single region of Verrucosispora sp. NA02020:
- a CDS encoding SAM-dependent methyltransferase, with product MVEPDQPSTARMIDFWLGGEHHHPVDVAAARAFEQAYGPCAPVFRALRAFLGRSVRAIAAAGVDGFLVFGAGVPTMGNVHEAAPDATVLYTDVDPVTIRSGQQILAGSDRAGYGFGDATDVGTIDPALLHRFVPGWGRRPVGVVFLGLAAFLDDETLARTLDELYTAAAPGSHLAIDFDTEELAGHPEALAMMGPAFRMRAPAAFGPLLGRWTPTEDGIVPVTHWRPQGPPEAVPDAFHGAVAVRSAG from the coding sequence ATGGTGGAGCCCGACCAGCCGAGCACCGCACGGATGATCGATTTCTGGCTCGGCGGGGAGCACCACCACCCGGTCGACGTGGCGGCCGCCCGCGCCTTCGAGCAGGCGTACGGGCCCTGTGCCCCGGTCTTCCGGGCGCTGCGCGCCTTCCTGGGCCGCTCGGTCCGCGCGATCGCCGCCGCCGGTGTGGACGGCTTCCTGGTCTTCGGTGCCGGTGTGCCGACGATGGGCAACGTGCACGAGGCCGCGCCCGACGCCACCGTCCTCTACACCGACGTGGACCCGGTGACCATCCGGTCGGGGCAGCAGATCCTGGCCGGCAGCGACCGGGCCGGGTACGGCTTCGGTGACGCCACGGACGTCGGCACGATCGATCCGGCGTTGCTGCACCGGTTCGTGCCCGGGTGGGGCCGGCGGCCGGTGGGGGTGGTGTTCCTCGGCCTCGCCGCCTTCCTCGACGACGAGACGCTCGCCCGGACCCTCGACGAGCTCTACACGGCTGCCGCACCCGGCAGCCACCTGGCGATCGACTTCGACACCGAGGAGCTCGCCGGTCATCCGGAGGCGCTGGCCATGATGGGTCCGGCGTTCCGGATGCGGGCGCCGGCGGCGTTCGGGCCGCTGCTGGGGCGTTGGACGCCGACCGAGGACGGCATCGTGCCGGTGACCCACTGGCGGCCGCAGGGCCCGCCGGAGGCGGTGCCGGACGCGTTCCACGGCGCGGTGGCGGTGCGGTCGGCCGGGTGA
- a CDS encoding universal stress protein: protein MDPINGAAVVVGVDGSEPARAAIRLAATEAARQDLPLRVRHAFIWPLLRTPVTAVTDDRPGTGLREQAEQVVADAVDEAGAVAPGLRVTGEIVDGEAAAVLLDAAPTAAMIVLGHQGLGGLGALVVGSVTATVAASAGCPVLVARGTAQTDGPVVVGVDGTGASRTAIEFAVRTAALRGASVVATHAYRHPVSTGPGDMQPLVYDESELRADEDRLLAESLAGLAERYPEVPVTRESVRGRAGTVLTDASRRAQLLVVGGTGHGPVGGLLRGSVSQAALRHSHCPVAVVHTPGVGGGPRG, encoded by the coding sequence GTGGACCCGATCAACGGCGCGGCGGTGGTGGTCGGTGTGGACGGCTCCGAGCCGGCCCGCGCCGCGATCCGGCTCGCCGCCACCGAGGCGGCCCGACAGGACCTGCCGCTGCGGGTCCGGCACGCCTTCATCTGGCCGCTGCTGCGGACGCCGGTCACCGCGGTCACCGACGACCGACCCGGCACCGGACTGCGGGAGCAGGCCGAGCAGGTGGTGGCCGACGCGGTCGACGAGGCCGGCGCGGTCGCGCCCGGCCTGCGGGTCACCGGCGAGATCGTCGACGGCGAGGCCGCCGCGGTGCTGCTGGACGCCGCCCCCACCGCCGCGATGATCGTCCTCGGCCATCAGGGCCTCGGTGGGCTCGGCGCCCTCGTGGTGGGCTCCGTCACGGCCACGGTGGCCGCGTCGGCCGGCTGCCCGGTGCTGGTGGCCCGCGGCACCGCGCAGACCGACGGGCCGGTCGTGGTCGGCGTGGACGGCACCGGGGCGTCCCGGACCGCGATCGAGTTCGCGGTCCGGACCGCCGCCCTGCGCGGCGCCTCCGTCGTCGCAACCCACGCCTACCGGCATCCGGTCTCCACCGGCCCCGGTGACATGCAGCCGCTGGTGTACGACGAGTCCGAACTGCGCGCCGACGAGGACCGGCTGCTCGCCGAGTCGCTCGCCGGTCTGGCCGAGCGGTACCCGGAGGTGCCGGTCACCCGAGAGTCGGTACGCGGACGGGCCGGCACCGTGCTCACCGACGCCTCCCGCCGCGCCCAGCTGCTCGTCGTCGGCGGCACCGGTCACGGTCCGGTCGGCGGCCTGCTGCGCGGTTCCGTGAGCCAGGCGGCGCTGCGCCACAGCCACTGCCCGGTCGCGGTGGTCCACACGCCGGGGGTTGGCGGCGGTCCACGCGGGTAG
- a CDS encoding phosphatidylethanolamine-binding protein, with amino-acid sequence MPGPRPGSNAYDKQRARIRNAVDDSGRRTSDEKADETANRILQEDRGQRGVVRGDRTYGPKGNREPGDPKK; translated from the coding sequence ATGCCAGGACCGCGTCCGGGTAGCAACGCCTACGACAAGCAGCGCGCCCGCATCCGCAACGCCGTCGACGACTCGGGTCGGCGCACCTCGGACGAGAAGGCCGACGAGACCGCCAACCGGATCCTCCAGGAGGATCGGGGACAACGCGGCGTGGTCCGGGGTGACCGCACCTACGGTCCGAAGGGCAACCGCGAACCGGGCGACCCGAAGAAGTGA
- the selB gene encoding selenocysteine-specific translation elongation factor: MLVVATAGHVDHGKSTLVRALTGMEPDRWAEERRRGMTIDLGFAWTTLPSGAVVAFVDVPGHERFVPNMLAGVGPVPAAVMVVAADEGWMPQSAEHLAALDALGVAYGLLVVTRADLADPGPALARARAELASTTLGAVESVVVSGVTGVGLPELRAALDRLAARVPSADHAAPVRLWVDRHFTVRGSGTVVTGTLGVGRLRVGDELELAGTGDLVRVRGLHRLGEARDAVDPVARVAVNLRGVSRDRVARGDALLTPGRFRSTDLVDVRLAGDPVAELPATLTLHVGAAAVPVRVRPLGGDTVRLRLGRPVPLLVGDRALLRDPGRHHVVGGVTVLDVLPPPLRRRGAAAARAAVLATLDGRPDLAGELRRRGLVRAGDLARAGVPVHVAPVAGDWLADPEHWARLTARLTEAVTRYSREHPLEAGAPVEVLRRQLDLPDRVLVEALVRAPLRLAAGRVGAAGADPLPEPVARAVALVRDDFAAYPFRAPDADRLAAVGLGVREIGAAVRAGALLRLTGNVLLLPGAPQQAVRVLAALPQPFTLSAARQALDTTRRVAVPLLELLDRQGRTRRLPDDARTVVDADSTDRPAAGRPGRLP; this comes from the coding sequence ATGCTGGTGGTGGCCACCGCCGGGCACGTCGACCACGGCAAGTCGACGCTGGTGCGGGCGTTGACCGGGATGGAACCGGACCGGTGGGCGGAGGAACGCCGTCGGGGCATGACCATCGACCTGGGCTTCGCCTGGACCACGTTGCCGTCCGGGGCCGTCGTCGCCTTCGTGGACGTACCCGGGCACGAACGGTTCGTGCCGAACATGCTGGCCGGGGTGGGCCCGGTGCCCGCCGCCGTGATGGTCGTCGCCGCCGACGAGGGTTGGATGCCCCAGTCCGCCGAGCACCTGGCCGCCCTGGACGCGCTCGGCGTCGCGTACGGCCTGCTCGTGGTGACCCGCGCGGACCTGGCCGATCCGGGTCCGGCGCTGGCGCGCGCCCGGGCCGAGCTGGCCTCCACCACCCTGGGCGCGGTGGAGTCGGTGGTGGTCAGCGGGGTCACCGGTGTCGGCCTGCCCGAGCTGCGTGCCGCGTTGGACCGGTTGGCTGCCCGCGTGCCGTCCGCCGACCACGCGGCGCCGGTGCGGCTCTGGGTCGACCGTCATTTCACGGTGCGCGGCAGCGGCACGGTGGTCACCGGCACCCTCGGCGTGGGCCGGTTGCGGGTCGGTGACGAGCTGGAACTGGCCGGCACCGGTGACCTGGTGCGGGTACGGGGCCTGCACCGCCTGGGCGAGGCCCGCGACGCCGTCGACCCGGTGGCCCGGGTGGCGGTCAACCTGCGCGGGGTGTCCCGGGACCGGGTCGCGCGCGGCGACGCGTTGCTCACCCCGGGTCGGTTCCGGTCCACCGACCTGGTCGACGTGCGGCTGGCCGGCGACCCGGTGGCCGAGCTGCCGGCCACGCTGACCCTGCACGTGGGTGCGGCGGCCGTGCCGGTGCGGGTGCGTCCGCTGGGCGGCGACACCGTCCGGTTGCGGTTGGGGCGTCCGGTGCCGCTGCTCGTCGGCGACCGGGCGTTGCTGCGCGACCCGGGCCGCCACCACGTCGTCGGTGGGGTGACCGTCCTGGACGTGCTGCCGCCGCCGTTGCGGCGGCGGGGCGCGGCGGCGGCCCGGGCGGCGGTGTTGGCCACCCTGGACGGTCGGCCGGACCTCGCCGGTGAACTGCGGCGACGCGGCCTGGTGCGGGCCGGGGACCTGGCCCGCGCGGGTGTGCCGGTGCACGTCGCCCCGGTGGCGGGGGACTGGCTGGCCGATCCGGAGCACTGGGCGCGGCTGACCGCGCGGCTCACCGAGGCGGTGACCCGGTACTCCCGGGAGCATCCCCTGGAGGCGGGCGCCCCGGTGGAGGTGCTGCGCCGGCAGCTCGACCTGCCCGACCGGGTGCTGGTCGAGGCGCTGGTGCGGGCGCCGCTGCGGCTGGCCGCCGGTCGGGTCGGCGCGGCCGGGGCTGATCCGCTGCCGGAGCCGGTGGCCCGCGCGGTGGCGTTGGTCCGCGACGACTTCGCGGCGTACCCGTTCCGGGCTCCGGACGCCGACCGGCTGGCCGCCGTCGGGCTCGGGGTCCGCGAGATCGGCGCGGCGGTACGGGCCGGCGCGCTGCTGCGCCTGACCGGCAACGTGCTGCTGCTGCCCGGCGCGCCGCAGCAGGCGGTGCGGGTGCTCGCCGCGTTGCCGCAGCCGTTCACGCTCAGTGCCGCCCGGCAGGCCCTGGACACCACCCGCCGGGTGGCGGTGCCGCTGCTGGAGCTGCTGGACCGGCAGGGCCGGACCCGCCGGTTGCCGGACGACGCCCGGACGGTGGTCGACGCGGATTCCACCGATCGGCCGGCAGCCGGGCGTCCCGGACGCCTACCGTGA